TTTGAACTTTGGAATCTGCAACCATGTgttagtttggtttttataaggTGAGTGGTGTTTGTATTAGTTGAGTATTGTGGGTCTCTCTAATTAATGTAAAGCCTTATGTTTGGTCTTAGCTGATTCAACATTTTCTTAATATAGCAATGATTGAAACTTCTTAGTTTGGAAAAAATTAGTTGGGTTGTGGATGATTATATGGATTTTAGAATGGGGATGGTGTTTTTCAGTAGATGACTTGATTTTTCAATCTTGCTTTTGTCAAATTTAAAGATtgcatgactttttttattgtgaatttataatttcaaatgtttttctatACCATCTACATGTTGAGGAAACAACCGGAATTGATACTGGGATTTGAGGGCCCTAAGGTTGCTTCCTCTAAATCAAAGTTAATATTGCCATGTTAGTTTGCTTAACTGTGGTGCTGTTGTTTGAAATCATCTTTTTGTAGAGAATTGATCGATCTGGAACTGGCAGTTGCCATAGAAGAACATCATCGATTTCTCAGAAGCTTAGGCTTATGGACCAGAGTATTGGAGCATTTGATTCAGTTAGTAATGCCAGTTTAATGGAGGTACGCTTAATTAATAATGTCAGTCTTGTGAGATGTTATAATGTGTCCTGGAGAGCAAGAGCTTATACATTTACTGCCTCTTGGGGTCAGGAATTGGACACACCAATAGTTTGAATTGGAATCttgagatttttaattttctatgttGGACAAATAATTTATCCATGCCATCTTTTATGAATCTGATGACGAGTTATATCATATACTCTTCAAAAAATTGATGAGAATTATTGTAGTTTTCCTTTTTAAACCGAACTTAAGACGATCAATTTATCATTAATCTTCCCATGCACCGTACAGTTTTAAAAGGTACTTGTATTAAAACACAACagtaatttttgtttctcttatgATGCAGATTGAGACTCGTTCCCGAGCCCAAACTCCTAGTGGATCTACTGTTGGAGTTAAACCTCGTCTGAAGGATGTTAGTAATGCTTTGACTACATCAAAGGAACTACTTAAAATTATCAACCGTGTATGGGGTAATGAAGACAGGCCTTCATCAAGCCTGTCTCTCATCTCAGCCTTGCATGCTGAGCTTGAGAGGGCACGTTTGCAGGTCAATCACTTTATTCAAGAACAGTGCTCAGACCAGAATGAGATAAACTATCTAATGAAGTGCTTTGCTGAAGAAAAGGCAGCATGGAAAAACAAAGAGCAGAAAGTGGTTGAGGCTGCTATTGAGTCCATTGCAGGAGAACTTGATGTAGAGAAGAAGCTGAGAAGACGATTTGAAAGCTTGAACAAGAAGCTGGGGAAGGAACTGGCCGAGACAAAGGCATCTCTATTGAAGGCAGTGAAAGAACTTGAGAGTGAGAAGAGAGCAAGAGTTGTAATGCAGAAGGTATGTGACGAACTAGCCAGGGATATTGGTGACGATAAAGCTGAAGTTGAAGAACTGAAGAGGGAATCTGCAAAACTTTGTGAAGAGGTTGAGAAGGAAAGGGAGATGATGCAGTTAGCTGACGTGTTACGTGAGGAGAGAGTCCACATGAAACTTTCAGAAGCTAAATATCAGCTTGAGGAGAAAAATGCAGCTGTTGATAAACTTCAGAACCAGCTTGAAGCTTTTCTAGGAACCAAAAGAACTAAAGAAAAAGGGCGTAGTTCTTCTAATTATATGAATGATGAAGAGATAGCTGCTTACCTAAGTAAAAATCGTTTTGTTTCTCATCAAAGTGAAATAAACGAGGAGGATGGAGAAGTAGATGATGGGGTAATATGCGAGGAAGGCTCTGCTGAAAGTGATCTTCATTCCATAGAATTGAATAtggataacaataacaaaagctACAAGTGGACAACATATCCTTCTGGAACTCCCCGCGATGTGAGAAAGGCAGCAAATGATGAAGAAGACATCAAAGGGAGGAAATCTACCTCAAGCAAATTACCCCGGAGAAGCACTTCTCTGCAAAGAAGCATATCGGATGGAGTGGAATGGGACACCCGAAATGAGAGGGTCCCATTTGCAGGAGACGGGATAGATTGGGGGAGATTTTCCGGACTGGAGTGGCAAGGGCAAGGAAAAGTTTACGGAGATGAAATGCATGGGCATCAATCAGTGAAGGGTCTTAGGGACTACTTATTGTCTGTTTCTAGGTTAGATTCTCCAAGAGGGTATGCTAGTCCTATGCGACAAGCGGGGCAGCTGCGGTCCTCACTAGACCCAAGCAATCTAGCGCAAGAGAGACCACCTGTGATACCAGGGAATGTTTCTAAGTCAAGGCTGTCAGAGGCCAAAGCTGAAGGAATGaatttaagaaaatcaaaatggtgAGAAATCCAGGTAGTTTTTAGGCAAGGCTGGTTAGATGCCTAATGCTAGAAGAACTAGGCAGTGAGAACTGAGAAGTTATCCCCTGGTCGCCATTCTAGAATTACTGAAGTTGCTGCAATCGTTGTTCAACATTCACCGAACTTTTGTCAATTTGTAAGAATGCTCGTGCCCATAGAGTTcttgtaggaaaaaaaaaaagggttgtcATTCGGCCAAATGACTCGTGTACAAAAACTTCTGGCATTACTTCCCTCGACATGCCAGAAGCATCAAATATAATTTCTGATATGtaacctttgttttttcttttcctctccggCAGCGtcttcccttttttattttaagggttAATTACCAAAAAAGCCTCATATGTAGTTTTGACGAGTGTGTAAGCACAAATAACAGGACAATGGCAagacaaaacatattaattatcGAAATAGGGTAGTATTATGGTCTTCCTTTTTAAAAGGTTGACATCTAAATTAGGAAATGGTTCTTTTTCATCAATCTTAATATTTAGtttcctaaactaaataaataaaataaaatcatcataaaagaaaatattttcataaactaaatagaaaatagtaataaccTAGTAAATGATAATTTTCCCAATAAAAGTCTTTATGTATCGTTCTTCTTggattaaaaagaatttatcttCGAGTTTTGATCATTATGCTGCTATTGTTGTTTATCATTTAAAACAATGTTGGTGTCTTTGTGTTTTATTGACTTGTCCTACTCAAGGTCATATAAAGTAGGCTAATAATCCATTCCCAAAACACCTTTAATCTTGACAAAATCAATACTAATTGTTAATAACGTGTTTCACATTATATCTTTACTCATATTATTtggaccccccccccccacctttctttctttttttttcttccttctccttATTTCCCTTCTCtataattttggataaaaacaaTAGGGGTAAGTTCCATAAGTAATATATTGGTTTTCTTTTCTAGCAACAGGCATGTCGTAATATCATCTCTTAAATATTTATCCTTACTTTCAACAACCACCTCCTCTCTTCTATGTACCAATAttatatgcttattttttatactaaggGTATATGTATCATGTTACCCGTCATGTACAACATTCATTTTATATTGTCATAACCTGCTAAATAGTAGATGACATGTATTCATATACACCATATCACACCAAACATTATCAAAACATCTCTtgcttatagaaaacaaaacgaGAGACAACGCCTATCCACAATTACCTCAATATCTTTATGCAACCAAATTAGCTTGCGGGGCCTAGGgtggcttttattttttagttggaaCTTTTTTACTGCTTCCGAGGACACCATATTCTCACAATTACCACCGTCCATTATTAAGTTGCAGACCTTATCTTTTATGGTGAATGTCGAGTGGAAAATGTTAGTGCGTTGCCAATCTTCATCTGAATCACATTGGGGAGTCAACAAGCTCATTTGGATAACTAGGTTAGCACCACCATTTCCATACAAATTCAACTCTCTATTATATGAGTTGTCATAAACAAGATCATCCACAAGTTTCtctatcaataaatttttacctGGATAACTTTTTGATTTGCTACACTCATTAACTCGATGCCTTAATTTGCCATATTTGTAACAACAAATTGGGAAAGTTTAACTAGAACCCTGACCTATACTTTGACTTGTTGCTTGTGAAGTTTGCTAAGTAGGTCTGGCTTGGAGGGTGGTTGGCCATTGTTAATGTTGTGCCCTTCTTTATTGTACTAATTTGCATAGAAATTTCTATAAATTGCCCGAgcaatttgttgtttttcaattgtCGAAGCCCTCTGATAAGCCTCTGAAATTGTCTTCGAAACCTGCAAGCACAACATATCCTGGATAAACCGCCAAATCTTGCCATAAAATGCTCTTCCATTTCTACCAAATTATTCCCGGCCACTAATTGATAAAACTTGTCAGTTTAATCACTAATAGATTTACCTTATTGTCTCAAGTCTTTGGTGCATGATTTACGtataacaaaaaggaaagaagtgctcattcatcttttatatatatatatatatatatatatatatatatatatatatatatatatagtaattaattctcaatttttCTCACCTCTCTCATGACCTTTTTAACTTATATCCCACTAGGTAGAAGCTCCAATCCTTCAATTTGATCGCAATTAGTTTCACCATCATACGTCTTAAAACCTCATTATACTTTAAAATTCATTCAACTTCATTCAACCAATCGATAAACTTATCTACTTGTAAAGTTCTTGTAAAATCAGGAAACCTAATTCGAAATTTAAAATCTCCATGATACTTTTCCTTATCGAGAGGTTGCCTCCTTTATATTTGcctttaaaataagttttatgtACACTAGTTGGAGACCCTTAGTCAGTCTCTTCTTCCTCCTGTTAGAGCCAACCACCAAGTAAGCTTCACAATCTACCTCAGATACCAGTTAACTCGAACAAAAGCAATACAAGAAAGACATCAAGCAGAAGAACATAAAACTATGCTAAAAAGGGATCacatagaaatcctaatttaaaatttcgttactgaatattttatgttttggtggTCTACCTTTCTCAAAGGTTTACAACTCtttaaataaacctaaaaactCACATAAACCAACAAGAAAaccccaaaaataaaaaaatgtaataaaaatcctaaaaaaaactaggaaaaatatCATACGTAAagttggaaaaataataaaggattTTAATcccaatagaaaaataattctaaatcaattagaaaaatataacaaatcttgaacaataaattttaagcaTTATAGAAAGACCTTTTCGATCTCCAATTAAtgtgaaattttaattatataagaacAGACACTCTAGAATCTcttagaaaattctcaatctgatCCAATAGTcatatacaaaattattttcaataacataaaattatgcATTAGAAAAAGATCTTTTGCATCAGTCTCTCTAGGCCAAAAAGAACTCATCCTCATGTTCAAATTGCTTTGACCTTGATCTCGTGGAGGTCCAATCAAGACTCTCTAGCCCTTTTTATGTATTCGCTTTAAGTGTATAACATTTTTAGACATCAACTTTAGTCTCCTTATCTTAAAGCTTGAAGAAGAAATAACAATTGACAaattatttctcttccattgGCTTCTTGAATAATAAATTGCACACCTTAAATTtgcttcatgaatgtttattgtGTCCATATAACCCTTGAATACATCTACCTTTGAGATAATAGTCCATGTTTTCTTTGCACTCAACTTCTATCTTATTAACAAGAACTTCATCAATGATATCATCACTACCATTAGTATCGTTATTTATGATATCATCATCAACActatcatcatcaaaataaatatcataaattgaTGGAGAACACCAATCCTTTGCTCATGCCTTtgaaacaaactagaaaaaataaaattatcaatctcaatatttattttcctaaaataaatagaaaaaaataaaataaccataaaagaaaatattttcctaaactaaataataactaagaaaaataatttttccctAAAAGTCTTTATGCATTAAGTTTACTCATTTTTTCAGTAAAGTAAAGTTTGATATTTAAAAGAATGCAGgtaaactaaaaacaataagtaattatgtttttttaatgagtatCTTTACTTGTATCTAAAACTATATTAGCCTATATGAGAACTTGCCTTTGGAAAAGATCGACATGAAATTTGGATGACATCAGCTTGAATTATATTCCatgttgttgctataattttgTACTATAGTTATGAAACCTGGTCCGACGGGTTGACCTGGAATCAAGATGACTTGAGACCTTAGCCAGGTTTCAAACCATTTAATCCGAAGATACAATTGGCCTAGTCAAACCTAAATAACTTGTTGAGTCAATTCAAAATCCAGGTGACCTAGTCTAATCCAGTtgagatctattttttttaataaaccttaaaaatataaaattaatttatgagtATTTAGCCTCTTATTTTTTCATAGTCTACATTCACATGGATTGaatcttaacttttttatgtGAGGTAACTATACTATATTTCATGTATCAAAATTTTTTGTAGCCCACATtcacatgttttgttttttaattttttgatgtgaaataactatatatagttTACATCcacattgttttttaacttttcaacaTGGAAAATTATAACCCACATCCAAATGAATCATTTAACTTTTCAATATAGAATAATTACATCTAGcttacatttgttttttaatgtgagataacTATACTACACTCatgtcttatatttttttttttaacctacaTCTacctgaattattttttaactttttaatgtaGAATAACTATATTATACTtcatatcttatatttttttttcatatagtcCACATCCATATCAACAtgcattgttttgaaatttttctcgtaaaatattaaaaccttaaatataatttttttaatttttcaaattaatcaatTCATGATCTATTCCGTCCATTTAACCGTACCAACCTCCAAACCATGATTAATAACACTAAACTTTGCACTAGGATAGCGTGAATTCActcttttatctctttttaacGCGGTTATTTTGCGTCAAATCAGCCCAAGAGTGGCGAGTTTAGTTAAATTTGGAGGCAGACAAATGGCCAAGTAATCATGGAATTCGGTTATGAGACTGAAAAAGCACCAAGCCAGCAACAGGATGGGTGCAGTCCAGGAAATCACGCTTCAGGCACGCCTCTCCCAGACACCTTTCTTTGTGTCCCCATGGAATTCATCATGGATCAACTCTTTCTAGATCCAGCTGTTTGGTAATTTTCCATTACATACACTCTTAGGTTCAACATTGCTGTAACAGTCAACAACATGTGTCTTTGAGCAAAAAAGAGAAACGCTAGTGACATTTGTGCATGCCACATCTCTCGCATCCCATCATAGCCATGAATGTAGCACAAGAACAATGGATGGGTCCGGTGTCTTAAATCAAAATGCATAGACTGTTACTAGCATTCCTCAAGCAAGAGAATTCATTGATAATCTAGATTTTGCAACAGTATCAAAAGCATTCGAATTAGTTTCAGCTACTCTATGTTACACCGGGTTTGGCCAAATCTTACAATCTAATTTAACCTCGGACCTACTGTCCACATCAAAATTGCCCAGAATGGCTATTATAAAAGCACACTCAGTTTCTCTGAACCTAGTTATTTAGGCCAGCAGACAAGTCTTGCCCTGCACTTTGTACCCATGGAAACTGGAGAAAACTGATGATAAACAAATTCTAGGCATTCCCATTAGTAGACTAGAAGAGGTTATTCTAGAACTAACATGTTCTACACAGCTAAGTTGCTCTGAAAGCTCTCCAGGAGCTTTAGTTTTCATTTCTGTCGCAGACAAAAAGGGATTGGATCCATTTGCAGTCACCCCGACATGGTTCTAATTCCGCCATATTGTGTCTTTGCTAGAATGATATCTCCAAGGTCTGAGATAGTGGATTGAAAATAATGATTAGAGAGTTTCATAAAATATGGCAAGAAAGAGAAGATGATGTTTTGGCTAATctgttcaaaaataaaatcaggtcTAACACATGTTACAGGAATAGAGGTGCTAACTTCGTATACATTTTGGGACCAATTATGTAGATGAATACTAAATGAAATGAACGGATCAGCAGattaatcaataaaagaaatgaattgaTACCTAGATCAGCTGAGATAAGACATTCTCCATGGTAACTAGGACCAGCCAAGATGGTCCCTGATGGTGAAATGATAACACTACCTCCAGCGCATGTGATGGCATCTAATGATGCATCACCATTTGAATCTCCAGGTAGAAATGGATAATCTCTCCTCCTGCAAAATTGATTTGCAGAAAGAACAAAGCAACCACCTTCGAGGGCAATATGGATCATGGATGCTTTCCATATTTCCCC
The Populus nigra chromosome 3, ddPopNigr1.1, whole genome shotgun sequence genome window above contains:
- the LOC133687779 gene encoding uncharacterized protein At5g41620 is translated as MPRQKGSATMEELLPGKIRKRVCSSSASSSSSIIQNYRFKRAILVGKRGGSSTPVPTWKLMGKRTPSSTLRALESSPKSLNGKAKQQQAPVSARKLAATLWEMNEMPSPQMKEEIVEERRLRKEGRGRERRPVHSGSLPPHLSDPSHSPVSERIDRSGTGSCHRRTSSISQKLRLMDQSIGAFDSVSNASLMEIETRSRAQTPSGSTVGVKPRLKDVSNALTTSKELLKIINRVWGNEDRPSSSLSLISALHAELERARLQVNHFIQEQCSDQNEINYLMKCFAEEKAAWKNKEQKVVEAAIESIAGELDVEKKLRRRFESLNKKLGKELAETKASLLKAVKELESEKRARVVMQKVCDELARDIGDDKAEVEELKRESAKLCEEVEKEREMMQLADVLREERVHMKLSEAKYQLEEKNAAVDKLQNQLEAFLGTKRTKEKGRSSSNYMNDEEIAAYLSKNRFVSHQSEINEEDGEVDDGVICEEGSAESDLHSIELNMDNNNKSYKWTTYPSGTPRDVRKAANDEEDIKGRKSTSSKLPRRSTSLQRSISDGVEWDTRNERVPFAGDGIDWGRFSGLEWQGQGKVYGDEMHGHQSVKGLRDYLLSVSRLDSPRGYASPMRQAGQLRSSLDPSNLAQERPPVIPGNVSKSRLSEAKAEGMNLRKSKW